One Thermoanaerobacter pseudethanolicus ATCC 33223 genomic window, GCTTCTGTTGCGATAACCAATGCTAAACGATATTATGAAGTCACCAAAAAATCTATTACTGATCCTTTAACAAAGACTTATAATAGAAGATATTTTAATGATGCATTAATGGAAAATATTATGAGGGCAGATGAGACTAGTGAGCCTGTGAGCCTTATAATGTTTGATTTGGATAATTTTAAACTGATAAATGATACTTATGGCCATTTAGTTGGAGATGAAGTACTTAAGGAAGTGGCAAAACGGATAAAAAACAATGTGAGAAGTGATGATATTGTAGCGCGATTTGGTGGAGAAGAATTTGCAGTGATTTTGCCGAAACTTACTGCAGAACAAGCCTATATGATTGCAGAGAGGATAAGAAATGAAGTATCATCAAGGCCAATTAGGACAGATAAAGGAGATATATATGTAACCATAACGGGTGGAGTAGCAGATTATCCGGAAAAGGCTGATTCTGCAGAAAAACTTATAAGCCATGCAGATAGAGCTTTATATGCAGGTGGCAAAAGTAAAGGAAGAAACAAAATTGCCATATATGAAGTGTGAAAAAGGCCTAAAGAAAAGACTGGGAGAATATTTTCCTGGTCTTTTTTGTTTTATCTCTTGATTTGAATAATTAATAAAGTTTTACCACATTAATAAGGCATAAAAAGTTACACTTAAATTCCTTGAAAATAAACGTTTTTTAGGTATAATATTAATCGAAAGCTGAAATAAATTTGTTAATATAGTTACCACATTAAATGTGGTAAAAGGGTGATTAATTATGGATAGGATACTTGAGATTATAAATATGCTTTTAAATAGCGAACAGCCACTTACGGTTGATTATATCGCAAATACACTGAAAGTATCGAATAAAACAATAAGGAATGATTTAAAAAAAGCTGAAGAATTTGTACAACAAAAAGGCGTAAAAATTATCAAAAAACCAAGAGTAGGTATTGTACTAGAGGGGCCTAGAAATAAAAAGCTTGAGCTTGTTGATGAGATTAAAAAGAGTTTAGACTTTGAAGAACCTTTTTCGCCTGAAGCAAGAAAAAACTACATTTTAAAGCGATTGTTTATGAGTAAAGGAAGTGTAACTACAAAAGAACTAGCGGAGGAACTTTATGTAAGTAGGGTTACAATACACAAAGACTTACAAAGTGTTGAAAAATGGCTTAACAAATTTAATCTAAAACTTCTAAAAAAACCTAACTATGGCATTGAAGTGGTAGGCGATGAAGAGAATTGGCGAAATGCAGTGGCAAGCTTAATTGTTTCAACTAAAGAACAAAAAGAATTAAAAGAATTTTTATATAATGATTACACTGGTAGGATAGATTATAGAACATTAATGCAATTAAGGGAACTTTTTGATATTGATTACAAGCAACTTGAAAAAATAGTTAGTAATGCTGAATCAAAACTCAAATTTAGATTTTCGGATGAGGCTTTTATAAGTTTGGTTATACATGTAGCTATTTCTATCGAAAGACTAAAGCATAAAAAAGATGTTAAATTATCAAAGGCGGTCTTAAATAATCTAAAGCAAAAAGATGAATATGTAATAGCTCAACAGATGGCGAAAGAGATAGAAGCGAAATTTAATGTAGTTCTTCCTGAATCAGAAATAGGATATATTGTATTGCATATCATTGGTACTAAAATGCAGCAAAATAAAATTGAAGATGTGAATTTAGAGTTGGAAGATGAAGAAAGTATTGAGCTAGCGGTTATTATGTCAAAAGAAATTATAAATATTGCTGAAAGGGCATTATCTCTTGATTTAAGCAATGATAAGCAATTGTTAAATGGTTTGATACTACATTTAAGACCAACTATAAATAGGCTTAAGTATGGTTTAACACTAAGAAATCCACTATTAAACGATATTAAAGAGAATTATCCTGAAATATATGGGGTTGCATGGATGACAAGTGTTGTGTTTGAGAAGTATTTAGGTAAAAAAGTTGCAGAAGAGGAAATAGGTTATATTGCACTACATTTAGGTGCTGCAGTTGAACGAGCTAAAAAACCACTTAAAGCCCTGGTTGTTTGTACAACTGGCATTGGAACAGCACAACTTCTTGCGGCAAGGCTTGAGAAATCTTTTAAACAGATAGAAATAAAAGACATAGTTTCTTCTGTTTCGCTACATGAGAGCATCTTAAATGACATAGATATAGTTATCTCTACTGTACCTATTGAGATAAATAAACCTTTTATAAATATAAGTCCTTTATTAACTCAAAATGATATAAAGCGGCTTGATGAATTTATACAGGCTCTAAATAAAAGATCTAATTTAATCGATACGCAGTTACTTGATGTTGACGGTATTTACCTAAAAAAAGAAGATTTATTAAATAAGGTATGTATGGAGTTGCATAAAAAAGGATATGTAAAGGAGGAATATATTCAAGATGTTATAACCAGAGAAAAAATAGCTTCTACTGCTATAGGAAATGGTATTGCAATTCCACATGGTTTACCAGAACATGTTAATAAATCAGTTTTTACAGTGGTAAGACTAAAAAATCCTATAGCTTGGGATGAAGAAAAGGTAGATATGTTATTTATGATATCTTTAACTCAAAGTGATATAGCAAAATCCAGGTATATATTTAGAAAATTATATAATAAACTTGAATCACCGGAATTTGTAGAAAATATAAAAAAAGCGAAAAGCAGAGAGGAAATTATAAAGTTATTGGAGGTAGTTTATAATGCTGATAAATA contains:
- a CDS encoding BglG family transcription antiterminator gives rise to the protein MDRILEIINMLLNSEQPLTVDYIANTLKVSNKTIRNDLKKAEEFVQQKGVKIIKKPRVGIVLEGPRNKKLELVDEIKKSLDFEEPFSPEARKNYILKRLFMSKGSVTTKELAEELYVSRVTIHKDLQSVEKWLNKFNLKLLKKPNYGIEVVGDEENWRNAVASLIVSTKEQKELKEFLYNDYTGRIDYRTLMQLRELFDIDYKQLEKIVSNAESKLKFRFSDEAFISLVIHVAISIERLKHKKDVKLSKAVLNNLKQKDEYVIAQQMAKEIEAKFNVVLPESEIGYIVLHIIGTKMQQNKIEDVNLELEDEESIELAVIMSKEIINIAERALSLDLSNDKQLLNGLILHLRPTINRLKYGLTLRNPLLNDIKENYPEIYGVAWMTSVVFEKYLGKKVAEEEIGYIALHLGAAVERAKKPLKALVVCTTGIGTAQLLAARLEKSFKQIEIKDIVSSVSLHESILNDIDIVISTVPIEINKPFINISPLLTQNDIKRLDEFIQALNKRSNLIDTQLLDVDGIYLKKEDLLNKVCMELHKKGYVKEEYIQDVITREKIASTAIGNGIAIPHGLPEHVNKSVFTVVRLKNPIAWDEEKVDMLFMISLTQSDIAKSRYIFRKLYNKLESPEFVENIKKAKSREEIIKLLEVVYNADK